A genome region from Armatimonadota bacterium includes the following:
- the menD gene encoding 2-succinyl-5-enolpyruvyl-6-hydroxy-3-cyclohexene-1-carboxylic-acid synthase, with protein MNVPENATYAYIGAVVDELVRSGVTDLCLCPGSRSTPIAVCAARHPGIRVWTLIDERSAGFFALGLAKGLSRPAALLSTSGTAAANFLPAVIEARYGRVPLVVLTADRPHELRDTGALQTIDQVRLYGTHAKWFADVAIPEATDALMRYARSVASRAVAVAAGAPPGPVHLNFPLREPLVPVPAPEQLPPEEARAHAAWTGRDEGRPYVASQVRRAPDPELASALARELTQRRRGLIVCGPLDDPALPDAVCRLAAALGYPVLADPLSQVRCGPHDRGPVIDGYDALLRIRGANETLAPEVVLRFGAAPASKPLLRYLEVHGAVRQIVVDAGGEWNDPARLAAEFVHADPAPLCQAVLGALAATGAVSSAPGAVPSVPGVVSSARGAHDWLALWQRLGAQSRDAIRIRLDAMAEPFEGKVFAELAGLLPDGAVLYVGNSMPVRDLDTFSPGTPRSVRFLGNRGASGIDGLVSSALGVAAGMGARVGGGRPTGSTRAPVVLVLGDLAFYHDLNGLLAAKLYGLNATIVLINNDGGGIFSFLPQAGYPEYFEALFGTPHGLDFRHAAGLYGARHALVESWEEFRAHVREGISGEGLSIVEVRTARDRNVLLHREVWQTVESALRAWLPPGAAGGPS; from the coding sequence ATGAACGTCCCCGAGAACGCGACCTACGCCTACATCGGCGCGGTGGTGGACGAACTGGTGCGCTCGGGCGTGACAGACCTGTGTCTCTGCCCGGGATCGCGCTCCACGCCCATCGCAGTATGCGCGGCGCGTCACCCAGGCATCAGGGTTTGGACGTTGATTGACGAACGGTCTGCGGGGTTTTTCGCATTGGGGTTGGCGAAGGGGCTGAGCCGTCCCGCGGCCCTGCTCTCCACATCCGGCACCGCGGCGGCCAACTTCCTGCCCGCCGTCATAGAGGCGCGATACGGCCGCGTGCCGCTTGTGGTGCTCACGGCCGACCGCCCGCACGAACTACGGGACACCGGGGCGCTGCAGACGATTGACCAGGTGCGTCTCTACGGGACGCACGCGAAGTGGTTTGCCGACGTGGCTATCCCGGAGGCCACGGACGCGTTGATGCGCTACGCCCGCAGCGTTGCCTCGCGCGCTGTGGCCGTGGCCGCGGGCGCGCCTCCGGGCCCGGTGCACCTCAACTTCCCGCTGAGGGAGCCGCTGGTGCCGGTGCCCGCGCCGGAACAGCTCCCCCCTGAGGAGGCGCGGGCCCATGCGGCCTGGACCGGTCGCGATGAGGGACGGCCTTACGTCGCCTCCCAGGTGCGAAGGGCGCCGGATCCCGAGCTCGCCTCGGCGCTGGCCCGAGAGCTGACGCAACGCCGGCGGGGTCTGATCGTCTGTGGGCCCTTGGACGATCCTGCGCTGCCGGATGCCGTCTGCCGACTGGCCGCTGCGCTGGGCTATCCTGTGCTGGCAGATCCCCTCTCGCAGGTGCGCTGCGGGCCGCACGACCGCGGCCCGGTCATTGACGGCTACGATGCGCTGCTCCGGATTCGCGGCGCGAACGAGACGTTGGCCCCTGAGGTTGTGCTGAGGTTTGGCGCCGCGCCCGCGTCCAAGCCGCTGCTGCGGTATCTCGAAGTGCACGGCGCGGTCCGGCAGATCGTGGTAGACGCTGGCGGCGAGTGGAACGATCCTGCGCGGCTGGCCGCGGAGTTCGTGCACGCCGATCCTGCGCCGTTGTGCCAGGCGGTCCTCGGTGCGCTGGCCGCCACCGGGGCGGTATCGAGCGCGCCTGGGGCGGTACCGAGCGTGCCGGGGGTTGTATCGAGCGCGCGCGGGGCGCACGACTGGCTGGCCTTGTGGCAACGCCTGGGAGCGCAATCTCGGGATGCCATCAGGATCCGGCTGGATGCGATGGCAGAGCCGTTCGAGGGCAAGGTGTTCGCCGAGCTTGCCGGTCTGCTGCCCGACGGCGCGGTGCTCTATGTGGGCAACAGTATGCCGGTGCGGGACCTCGACACCTTCTCTCCGGGAACGCCGCGTTCGGTCCGGTTCCTGGGAAACCGCGGCGCCAGCGGGATTGACGGGCTGGTCTCCAGCGCGCTGGGGGTCGCGGCAGGGATGGGGGCGCGGGTCGGCGGCGGCCGCCCGACGGGCTCAACCCGGGCGCCGGTGGTCCTGGTGCTCGGGGACCTGGCCTTCTACCACGACCTCAACGGGCTTCTGGCGGCCAAGCTGTACGGGCTGAATGCCACCATCGTGCTGATCAACAACGACGGCGGCGGCATCTTCTCCTTCCTGCCTCAGGCAGGATACCCGGAATACTTCGAGGCGCTCTTCGGAACGCCGCACGGCCTCGACTTCCGCCACGCCGCCGGGCTGTATGGCGCCAGACATGCGCTCGTCGAGTCCTGGGAAGAGTTCAGGGCGCACGTGCGTGAAGGCATCTCCGGAGAGGGGCTCTCAATCGTCGAGGTGCGCACGGCGCGGGACCGCAACGTTCTTCTGCACCGCGAGGTCTGGCAGACGGTCGAGTCCGCCCTGCGGGCCTGGCTGCCGCCTGGCGCCGCGGGAGGACCCTCCTGA
- a CDS encoding isochorismate synthase, which translates to MNPRKQSTVLRDEAAAGADPATLARRLRAAVGAAGQRARETGRPVLAWAGARIPAVDPIAVFADASGAHDRVLWTAPHRDLSMVGVGRAWAISAAGAGRFAEAGAAWQALLRDAVGDAGLAPVAMGLGQPGPVLIGGFAFAPGGPVSPEWEGFPAGLLTLPRACVASAGGESRLVLSKVVTPAGSVEPAMPETVEPLEQPIGAAPVGAAPQTHHGLTVEEHPACGDWRAKVAASAQAVREGILRKVVLARSVRVRGGPFDAIAALRMLSDGYPGCTLFAVTRGTRCFLGATPERLVRVRGGEVSAMALAGTAPRGRDDEEDRRLGEMLLAGSKDRVEHAAVVDLLREDLAGVCTEVSADEGPRLLKVANVQHLCTPLTAKIRPPVTLLDLVARLHPTPAVGGVPRNEALEWIHRYEGLDRGWYAGPVGWVDQTGEGEFAVAIRSALLHGDEAVLFAGCGIVAESDPDQEYEESRLKLRPMLSALGIREGFA; encoded by the coding sequence GTGAATCCTCGTAAGCAAAGCACTGTCCTGCGGGACGAGGCGGCGGCAGGAGCAGACCCGGCAACGCTGGCGCGCCGGCTCCGGGCCGCGGTTGGCGCCGCCGGTCAGAGGGCGCGCGAAACAGGACGGCCGGTGCTGGCCTGGGCCGGCGCGCGCATTCCGGCTGTTGATCCAATCGCCGTCTTCGCCGATGCCTCCGGAGCGCACGACCGGGTACTCTGGACTGCTCCGCACCGTGACCTCAGCATGGTGGGCGTCGGACGCGCCTGGGCAATCTCGGCCGCCGGCGCAGGGCGCTTCGCAGAAGCCGGCGCGGCATGGCAGGCGCTCCTGCGCGATGCCGTCGGTGACGCGGGCCTCGCCCCCGTGGCGATGGGTCTCGGTCAGCCCGGCCCTGTTCTGATCGGGGGGTTTGCGTTCGCGCCCGGTGGCCCTGTCAGTCCGGAGTGGGAGGGCTTTCCCGCGGGTCTGCTGACCCTCCCCAGGGCCTGTGTGGCGAGCGCGGGCGGGGAGAGCCGGCTTGTTCTCTCGAAGGTGGTCACGCCTGCCGGTTCCGTTGAGCCAGCGATGCCCGAGACGGTTGAGCCCCTCGAACAGCCAATCGGCGCCGCGCCGGTCGGCGCCGCACCTCAGACCCATCACGGGCTGACGGTCGAGGAGCATCCTGCATGTGGCGACTGGAGGGCCAAAGTCGCCGCGTCTGCGCAGGCCGTCCGGGAAGGGATCCTCCGCAAGGTAGTGCTTGCCAGGTCGGTCCGGGTGCGCGGCGGTCCCTTTGATGCCATTGCTGCCCTGCGCATGCTGAGCGACGGTTATCCGGGCTGCACGCTCTTCGCGGTGACGCGAGGTACCCGGTGTTTCCTGGGCGCAACGCCGGAGCGCCTAGTCCGGGTGCGCGGCGGCGAGGTGAGCGCCATGGCCCTTGCAGGCACCGCTCCCAGGGGGCGCGACGATGAGGAAGACCGCCGGCTTGGAGAAATGCTGCTGGCCGGTTCCAAGGACCGGGTCGAGCACGCTGCCGTGGTGGATCTCCTGCGCGAGGATCTGGCCGGCGTGTGCACGGAGGTCTCCGCCGATGAAGGGCCGCGGCTGCTGAAGGTGGCCAACGTGCAGCATCTGTGCACCCCGTTGACTGCAAAGATCCGCCCTCCTGTGACGCTGCTGGACCTGGTCGCACGGCTGCATCCCACCCCGGCCGTGGGAGGGGTTCCGCGCAACGAGGCGCTGGAGTGGATACACAGGTACGAAGGCCTGGACAGAGGATGGTACGCCGGGCCGGTCGGCTGGGTGGACCAGACAGGCGAAGGCGAGTTCGCGGTCGCCATCCGCTCGGCGCTGCTGCACGGCGACGAGGCGGTGCTCTTCGCCGGATGCGGCATCGTGGCGGAGTCAGACCCGGATCAGGAGTACGAGGAGTCCCGCCTGAAGCTGCGGCCGATGCTGTCTGCCCTGGGAATACGGGAGGGGTTTGCATGA
- a CDS encoding TetR/AcrR family transcriptional regulator: MARRTNMESATRDRLVHAAMDVFAQRGYHGTTVDDIVAASGSSKGAFYHYFPSKQGIFLTLLDQLAGMVEAGVDHAIDREGGALAKVEAALRVVLEVAASHRDLARILLVESAALGPEFEQSRLGIHRRFAALIQRHLDRAVADEAIPAQDTRTAAAAWIGAINEVLTQQMASGADLLAGLPALRTVLLRSIGVEISGESS; this comes from the coding sequence ATGGCCCGCCGTACCAACATGGAGTCCGCGACCCGCGACCGCCTGGTCCATGCGGCCATGGACGTGTTCGCCCAACGCGGGTACCACGGCACAACCGTGGACGACATCGTGGCCGCCTCGGGCTCTTCCAAGGGCGCCTTCTACCACTACTTCCCCAGCAAGCAGGGGATCTTCCTAACGCTCCTGGATCAGCTTGCCGGCATGGTTGAGGCCGGCGTAGACCACGCCATTGACAGGGAAGGCGGCGCCCTGGCCAAAGTCGAGGCCGCGCTGCGGGTCGTGCTGGAGGTTGCCGCCTCGCACAGAGACTTGGCCCGGATACTGCTCGTTGAATCGGCCGCGCTTGGTCCCGAGTTCGAGCAGAGCCGCCTTGGGATACACAGGCGGTTCGCAGCGCTGATCCAGCGCCATCTCGATCGCGCCGTCGCCGACGAGGCGATTCCCGCCCAGGACACCCGCACCGCTGCCGCCGCGTGGATTGGCGCGATCAATGAGGTCCTGACGCAGCAGATGGCTTCGGGCGCGGACCTGCTGGCCGGGCTGCCGGCGCTGCGGACGGTGCTGCTGCGCAGCATCGGCGTGGAGATTAGCGGTGAATCCTCGTAA
- a CDS encoding inositol monophosphatase, giving the protein MGLSETAAFALETAREAAALVMGILPESRVEKQVRLKTATDLVTRADHEAERLIAARIRARFPDHGMLGEEGTTNDGTGPCWVVDPVDGTANFAHGVPWFAVSIALEYRGAVQCGVIAVPPLDEYFVAERGRGAYLLAAGAEPVRMEVSETADLGAALVATGLPREPDRSWHVQTIGPLILRSLEVRIMGAAAIHLAYLAAGRLDAFWEPGLQPWDVAAGVLLVEEAGGRVSDWSGRPLVSLKTELLASNGPLHPAMVQALAGYSRAHSPG; this is encoded by the coding sequence ATGGGTCTTTCCGAGACGGCGGCGTTTGCCCTGGAGACAGCGCGGGAGGCGGCGGCGCTGGTCATGGGCATCCTGCCGGAGTCCAGGGTGGAAAAGCAGGTCCGCCTCAAGACCGCCACCGATCTGGTAACGCGGGCCGATCACGAGGCCGAGCGGTTGATCGCGGCGCGCATCCGCGCGCGGTTCCCTGACCACGGGATGCTGGGCGAGGAAGGCACCACGAACGATGGAACAGGTCCCTGCTGGGTGGTGGATCCAGTGGATGGGACCGCCAACTTCGCGCACGGCGTCCCCTGGTTCGCGGTTTCGATCGCGCTGGAGTATCGCGGGGCGGTGCAGTGCGGCGTGATCGCGGTTCCGCCGCTTGACGAGTATTTCGTGGCAGAGCGCGGCCGGGGCGCCTACCTGCTGGCCGCCGGTGCCGAGCCCGTCAGGATGGAGGTCTCCGAGACAGCAGACCTGGGAGCGGCGCTCGTGGCAACCGGACTCCCGCGCGAGCCCGACCGCAGCTGGCACGTGCAAACCATCGGCCCCCTGATTCTGCGGTCGCTGGAGGTGCGGATCATGGGAGCGGCGGCGATCCATCTGGCATACCTGGCGGCAGGCCGCCTCGACGCCTTCTGGGAACCGGGGCTCCAGCCGTGGGATGTCGCGGCCGGAGTCCTCCTGGTGGAGGAGGCCGGAGGTAGGGTCAGCGACTGGTCAGGAAGGCCGCTGGTCTCGCTGAAGACCGAACTGCTGGCGTCCAACGGTCCGCTGCATCCTGCCATGGTGCAGGCGCTCGCAGGGTATTCGCGCGCGCATTCCCCTGGTTAG
- a CDS encoding GNAT family N-acetyltransferase codes for MPMTSAAASRAVSRANAAVSERPIRRAVLMPLLVHLRSSGPSTIANGALPEESGHSSRTIETMKHTQVRPATARDVGEIVSIWGELAAHHTRLDDAFRPSRRWQEEYENFILGLLGREDARAVVAVEGGRVIGYGVGRITMLPAFFERRRRGYLHDVVTCEPYRRRGVGRSIVEALLVWMQECGALTAELTVAVLNEEAVAFWTRLGFAPYMHHFKRELR; via the coding sequence ATGCCCATGACCAGCGCCGCCGCCTCCCGCGCTGTCTCCAGGGCAAACGCCGCCGTCTCGGAAAGACCCATTCGCAGAGCCGTGCTCATGCCGCTCCTCGTACACCTCCGATCGAGTGGTCCTTCAACAATAGCAAATGGCGCGCTCCCAGAGGAGTCCGGACACTCCAGCCGAACCATCGAGACAATGAAGCACACCCAGGTCCGGCCGGCAACCGCCCGCGACGTGGGCGAAATCGTCTCCATCTGGGGCGAACTGGCGGCGCACCACACCCGGCTCGACGATGCATTTCGGCCGTCCCGGCGCTGGCAGGAGGAGTACGAGAACTTCATCCTGGGACTGCTGGGCCGGGAGGATGCCCGCGCCGTCGTGGCCGTGGAGGGCGGCAGGGTGATTGGCTACGGTGTCGGGCGGATCACAATGCTGCCCGCTTTCTTCGAACGACGGCGGCGGGGCTATCTCCACGACGTGGTCACGTGCGAGCCGTACCGGCGGCGGGGAGTCGGCCGCAGCATAGTCGAAGCGCTCCTGGTGTGGATGCAGGAATGCGGCGCCCTTACGGCGGAACTGACAGTGGCCGTTCTGAACGAGGAGGCGGTGGCGTTCTGGACGCGGCTGGGATTCGCCCCCTACATGCACCACTTCAAGCGCGAGTTGCGCTGA
- a CDS encoding aminopeptidase P family protein, with protein sequence MNRLESATARMRDHGLAGLLVTTPANAYYLSRFPTETCALPVVVVVSENPVLVVPELEEARARDTSVIGDILTYSDRQYGRQRGFTHLHLALAVALEALKELGTSGPIGLESEGLSAEGFFTLRSRIPAQVVPTRGIVEEMRMVKDAGEMELIRVAAGLADHGIGAGIAECRPGNTIPVIGIEATAAMVRAGAARHPELRVTAASHPAAGPNAPWPHSPAAGRALAAGDALICSAVCTVDGYHAEAERTVLIETASDDQRRLFEVILRAASAARAAIRPGVPCQEVDRAARAVVAEAGCGPQFTRMTGHGLGIGRHELPYLAEGDDTVLAPGMVVSVGPGIHVEGGDVFRHTDTILVKDDGCEVLTLHPRHLEALTTRS encoded by the coding sequence ATGAACCGGCTGGAATCCGCCACCGCCCGGATGCGCGACCACGGCCTGGCTGGCTTGCTGGTCACGACGCCGGCCAACGCCTACTACCTGAGCCGGTTCCCGACCGAGACCTGTGCCCTGCCGGTCGTGGTTGTGGTCAGCGAGAACCCGGTGCTCGTTGTCCCGGAACTCGAGGAGGCGCGCGCCCGCGACACCTCGGTGATCGGGGACATCCTCACCTACTCGGACCGGCAGTACGGCAGGCAGAGAGGCTTCACGCACCTGCACCTGGCGCTTGCCGTCGCCCTCGAGGCGCTCAAGGAGTTGGGCACCTCAGGGCCGATCGGGCTCGAGTCGGAGGGGCTCTCGGCAGAGGGGTTCTTCACTCTGCGCAGTCGCATCCCGGCCCAGGTCGTGCCTACCCGCGGGATCGTCGAAGAGATGCGGATGGTAAAGGATGCGGGTGAGATGGAGCTCATCCGCGTCGCCGCCGGATTGGCGGATCACGGGATCGGCGCGGGCATCGCGGAGTGCCGCCCTGGGAACACAATACCGGTGATCGGCATCGAGGCCACTGCCGCGATGGTGCGCGCGGGCGCCGCGCGGCACCCAGAGCTCCGTGTAACCGCGGCATCGCACCCTGCGGCCGGGCCGAACGCGCCCTGGCCGCACTCACCGGCCGCGGGTCGTGCGCTGGCCGCCGGCGACGCTTTGATCTGCTCCGCGGTCTGCACCGTGGACGGATACCATGCCGAGGCAGAACGAACGGTTCTGATCGAGACCGCCTCAGACGACCAGCGCCGCCTGTTCGAGGTGATACTGCGCGCCGCCTCCGCGGCCCGCGCCGCGATTCGCCCCGGAGTGCCCTGCCAGGAGGTGGACCGGGCTGCCAGAGCGGTCGTCGCAGAGGCCGGGTGTGGTCCGCAGTTCACCCGCATGACCGGGCACGGGCTGGGAATTGGGCGCCATGAGCTTCCCTACCTGGCAGAAGGCGATGACACGGTTCTCGCACCGGGCATGGTGGTGTCGGTCGGGCCGGGGATCCACGTCGAGGGTGGGGACGTGTTCCGCCACACCGACACGATCCTGGTCAAGGACGACGGGTGCGAGGTCCTCACCCTGCACCCCCGCCATCTCGAGGCCCTGACAACCCGCAGCTAA
- a CDS encoding histidine phosphatase family protein has protein sequence MRGPHPAPPPSRGPDNPQLTAVEPLFLEPVRTRLLLLRHGAVDWTRVAGGEPPLATEGLRDVEMTAATLPRFDAIVASPRQPARETAEVISQARGVPVTLREGLDEIKTAAALTDAQAWADWADRLFESYRTSMDGESLADGTARITAELRTIGDVGYGRTTLVVSHPIVLLAFRAHVAQTAVLRDQVDCLPNLGMAAVDYLEGRFYLVEDFPVRR, from the coding sequence GTGCGAGGTCCTCACCCTGCACCCCCGCCATCTCGAGGCCCTGACAACCCGCAGCTAACCGCCGTGGAACCCCTGTTTCTGGAACCGGTGAGGACGCGCCTGCTGCTACTGAGGCACGGTGCCGTGGATTGGACGCGGGTTGCCGGAGGAGAGCCACCGCTGGCGACCGAGGGCCTGCGGGACGTGGAGATGACGGCGGCCACACTGCCGCGCTTCGATGCAATCGTGGCCAGCCCCCGGCAACCCGCACGGGAAACCGCGGAGGTAATCAGCCAGGCCCGAGGCGTGCCGGTCACCCTGCGCGAAGGGCTGGACGAGATCAAGACCGCGGCTGCGCTCACCGACGCGCAGGCATGGGCAGACTGGGCGGACCGGCTCTTCGAGAGCTACCGGACCTCGATGGATGGTGAGTCCCTCGCCGACGGCACCGCACGCATCACCGCTGAGCTGCGCACGATAGGCGACGTGGGATACGGCCGCACCACCCTGGTGGTCAGCCATCCGATAGTCCTGCTGGCGTTCCGGGCGCACGTCGCCCAGACCGCGGTGCTGCGCGACCAGGTGGACTGCCTTCCCAATCTGGGCATGGCAGCCGTGGACTACCTGGAAGGCCGGTTCTACCTGGTCGAGGACTTCCCGGTGAGGAGATAG